A single Desulforegulaceae bacterium DNA region contains:
- a CDS encoding HD domain-containing protein, with protein sequence MEKIITRFFEGANIQRWNDHVRPVEFTELDKQAHKTVIAYILAKMEEDVRDAQIDWVKLIEGSIFEFLHRTVLTDIKPMVFHKLMQEKGKELNNWVFKKLESELYEAGEGFKKRFENYFLDSDYAKAEKRILKAAHYLATNWEFQIIYKTFPDFYGIEKTKESIENEIEDHYDLIGVQKISLKKKSYGFLDLCGQLRLQKRWAQSPRIPKTSVLGHMLIVAFLSYIFSMKNNFCRKRKYNNFYCGFFHDLPEVLTRDIISPVKTSVPGLDEIILEYEKNQLENQIIPLLPESWHCEINYLLEDQFKNRIIDPENGSIKFIYSGSEMEKFNKDEFFPVDGEMIKGFDHLSAFVETSLSIKSGIKSKHLVEGHKSLKKDYENKIISGINFGELFKPFEIGDELLFL encoded by the coding sequence ATGGAAAAAATAATTACAAGGTTTTTTGAAGGGGCTAATATCCAGAGATGGAATGATCATGTAAGACCTGTTGAGTTTACCGAGCTTGACAAGCAGGCCCATAAAACTGTTATTGCCTATATTCTGGCTAAAATGGAAGAAGATGTAAGAGATGCTCAAATAGACTGGGTTAAGCTTATAGAAGGAAGTATTTTTGAGTTTTTACACAGAACTGTGCTTACAGACATAAAGCCCATGGTTTTTCACAAGCTCATGCAGGAAAAGGGAAAAGAACTTAATAACTGGGTTTTTAAAAAGCTTGAGTCTGAGCTTTATGAGGCAGGAGAAGGTTTTAAAAAACGATTTGAAAATTATTTTCTGGACAGTGATTATGCAAAAGCAGAGAAAAGAATATTAAAAGCAGCACATTATCTTGCCACAAACTGGGAGTTTCAGATTATTTATAAAACCTTCCCTGATTTTTACGGAATTGAAAAAACAAAGGAAAGCATAGAAAATGAAATTGAGGACCATTATGACCTTATAGGTGTTCAAAAAATTTCATTAAAAAAGAAATCTTATGGGTTTTTAGATTTATGCGGACAATTAAGGCTTCAAAAACGTTGGGCCCAGTCACCAAGAATTCCAAAAACCTCAGTGCTTGGCCATATGCTTATAGTTGCTTTTTTATCTTATATTTTTTCCATGAAAAACAATTTTTGCAGAAAAAGAAAATATAATAATTTTTATTGCGGATTTTTTCATGATCTGCCTGAAGTCTTAACCCGTGACATAATTTCTCCAGTGAAAACCTCAGTTCCAGGTCTTGATGAAATTATTCTTGAATATGAAAAAAATCAGCTGGAAAATCAAATTATTCCCCTTCTTCCTGAATCATGGCATTGTGAAATAAACTATCTTTTGGAAGATCAATTTAAAAACAGGATAATAGACCCTGAAAACGGGAGTATAAAGTTTATTTATTCAGGTTCTGAAATGGAAAAATTCAATAAAGATGAATTTTTTCCTGTGGATGGAGAAATGATTAAAGGATTTGATCATCTTTCAGCTTTTGTGGAAACCTCACTGTCCATAAAAAGCGGAATAAAATCCAAGCATCTTGTTGAAGGGCATAAGTCTTTAAAAAAAGACTATGAAAACAAAATTATTTCCGGAATAAATTTTGGCGAGCTTTTCAAACCTTTTGAAATTGGGGATGAGTTGTTGTTCCTATGA
- a CDS encoding DUF255 domain-containing protein, with product MRLNFKHLALAVVFVFLTHFSASADEINWLDYKTGSKVSLETDKKMYIYFFSAKCPWCVKMENDTFKNKKVAKYLNKNFTPVKVDVYKDQNTAALYGIGPIPASIFMESDIKTGIYKRPGYIPSDTFIKIIETINLGKYKE from the coding sequence ATGAGATTAAATTTCAAACACCTTGCTTTGGCTGTTGTTTTTGTTTTTTTAACGCATTTCTCAGCTTCAGCAGATGAAATTAATTGGCTTGATTATAAAACCGGATCAAAAGTTTCCCTGGAAACAGATAAAAAAATGTATATTTATTTTTTTTCTGCAAAATGTCCCTGGTGTGTAAAAATGGAAAATGATACTTTTAAAAATAAAAAAGTGGCAAAATATTTGAATAAAAATTTTACACCGGTTAAGGTTGATGTTTATAAAGATCAGAATACCGCTGCACTTTACGGAATCGGACCTATCCCAGCTAGCATTTTTATGGAGTCTGATATAAAAACAGGGATTTACAAAAGACCTGGATATATCCCTTCTGATACATTTATTAAAATTATTGAAACAATTAACCTTGGAAAATACAAAGAATGA
- a CDS encoding CoA pyrophosphatase, whose product MILDLNRLEELTNNCSHPSKPRLKGIRHAATALLIGKNSKNSILGILKAENPRYPWSNQVAFPGGIVDEEDKSPLHTALREVEEELGIKKVKIAGSLGHYMTLRSICVEVFAGFYDENEEITPLETEISRVVEIPFSNLFETHIKKNFTGRDPGIEELLYPVEDLTIWGVTARAIHHFLEISAPIFCKNQETLKLY is encoded by the coding sequence ATGATCCTTGATTTAAACAGATTAGAAGAATTGACAAACAATTGCTCCCACCCTTCAAAGCCTCGGCTGAAAGGGATTAGGCATGCTGCAACAGCTCTTCTCATAGGTAAAAACTCAAAAAATTCCATTCTTGGAATTTTAAAAGCTGAAAACCCGAGATACCCCTGGTCAAACCAGGTTGCCTTCCCCGGAGGTATAGTTGATGAAGAAGATAAATCTCCTCTTCACACGGCTTTAAGAGAAGTTGAAGAAGAGCTTGGTATAAAAAAAGTAAAAATTGCAGGCTCTCTGGGGCATTATATGACCTTAAGAAGTATCTGCGTTGAAGTTTTTGCAGGCTTTTATGATGAAAACGAAGAAATCACTCCCCTTGAAACTGAAATATCCAGGGTGGTTGAGATCCCATTTTCAAATCTTTTTGAAACCCATATAAAGAAAAATTTTACAGGAAGAGACCCGGGAATTGAAGAATTGCTATATCCTGTGGAAGATCTTACAATCTGGGGAGTAACCGCAAGAGCAATCCACCATTTTCTAGAAATTTCTGCCCCTATTTTTTGTAAAAATCAAGAAACTCTAAAGCTTTATTAA
- a CDS encoding ribonucleoside triphosphate reductase, with protein MFEKIRKRDNRVVDFDPSKITNAIKKAGEATSEFTEKEAKKLTLRVLSLAREMRLGAEPYVEDIQDIVERVLLDSPYYKTAKAYIIYREQHNQIRNLATKKNVDLVDNYLEKMDWKIKENSNMSYSLQGLNNYISSDITAEYWLSRIYPPEIRDAHKNGDIHIHDLSLLSVYCVGWDLQDLLMEGFKGVAGKIESAPPRHFRSALGQLVNFFYTLQGEAAGAQAVSNFDTLLAPFIRYDNLSYKDIKQALQEFVFNINIPTRVGFQTPFTNITMDLNPPSILKDTPAIIGGLPQKETYGEFQKEMDLLNKAFAEIMMAGDAKGRVFTFPIPTYNITKDFDWDNETLDPMWIMTGKYGIPYFSNFINSDMDPEDARSMCCRLRLDNRELRKRGGGLFGANPLTGSIGVVTINLPRVAHLSDTKDDFKKSLNDLIELSKDSLIIKRKVLEKFTEGNLYPYSKFYLRNIKEKTGVYWKNHFSTIGINGMNEACLNFIGEDIGSKNGQAFAVEIMDYIRSRMEKIQEETGDIFNLEATPAEGTSYSLALKDKEKYPKIICANEADFKNGKEPFYTNSSQLPVNYTDDIFEALSLQDELQTKYTGGTVFHLFLGEEIIDPESTKTLVRKIAENFKLPYFTLSPTFSVCPSHGYLSGEHHLCPKCEEQTEVYSRVVGYLRPVQQWNNGKLTEFEKRKVFNIAS; from the coding sequence TTGTTTGAAAAAATAAGAAAGAGAGATAACAGGGTGGTGGATTTCGACCCTTCAAAAATTACAAACGCAATAAAAAAGGCCGGAGAAGCCACAAGTGAATTTACTGAAAAAGAAGCAAAAAAGCTTACTTTAAGAGTATTGAGCCTTGCTCGTGAAATGAGACTTGGAGCAGAACCCTACGTTGAAGATATTCAGGATATAGTTGAAAGAGTTCTTCTTGATTCTCCATACTATAAAACTGCAAAAGCATATATAATTTACCGTGAGCAGCATAATCAGATAAGAAATCTTGCCACAAAAAAAAATGTTGATCTTGTGGACAATTATCTTGAAAAAATGGACTGGAAAATAAAAGAGAACAGCAATATGAGCTATTCTCTCCAGGGTTTAAATAATTATATTTCATCTGATATCACCGCAGAATACTGGCTAAGCAGAATTTACCCCCCTGAAATAAGAGATGCTCACAAAAACGGAGACATTCATATTCATGACTTAAGTCTTTTGTCTGTATATTGTGTGGGCTGGGATCTTCAGGATCTTCTCATGGAAGGATTCAAGGGAGTTGCAGGTAAAATTGAATCAGCTCCTCCAAGGCATTTTAGATCTGCCCTTGGACAGCTTGTAAACTTTTTCTATACCCTTCAGGGAGAAGCAGCAGGAGCCCAGGCTGTGTCAAACTTTGACACCCTTCTTGCACCTTTTATAAGATATGACAATCTTTCATACAAAGACATTAAGCAGGCATTGCAGGAGTTTGTTTTTAATATAAATATTCCAACAAGAGTGGGATTTCAAACTCCTTTTACCAATATAACAATGGATCTTAACCCTCCTTCAATTTTAAAGGACACCCCTGCAATAATCGGCGGTCTTCCCCAAAAGGAAACCTACGGCGAGTTCCAAAAGGAAATGGATCTTTTAAACAAGGCGTTTGCAGAAATAATGATGGCTGGTGATGCCAAGGGAAGAGTTTTTACTTTTCCGATTCCTACCTACAATATTACAAAAGATTTTGACTGGGATAATGAAACCCTTGATCCAATGTGGATAATGACAGGAAAATACGGAATCCCATATTTTTCAAACTTTATAAATTCAGATATGGACCCTGAAGATGCAAGATCCATGTGCTGCCGTCTTCGTCTTGATAACAGAGAACTTAGAAAAAGAGGCGGAGGGCTTTTTGGAGCAAACCCGCTTACAGGTTCAATAGGCGTTGTTACAATAAATCTTCCAAGGGTTGCCCATCTTTCTGATACAAAAGATGACTTCAAAAAAAGCCTTAATGATCTTATTGAGCTTTCAAAAGACAGTCTTATAATTAAAAGAAAAGTTCTTGAAAAGTTTACTGAAGGAAACCTTTACCCATATTCAAAATTCTATTTGAGAAATATCAAGGAAAAAACAGGGGTCTACTGGAAAAATCATTTTTCCACAATCGGGATAAACGGAATGAACGAAGCATGCCTAAACTTTATAGGAGAAGACATAGGTTCCAAAAACGGCCAAGCTTTTGCAGTTGAAATAATGGACTATATAAGATCCAGAATGGAAAAAATCCAGGAAGAAACAGGAGATATTTTCAACCTTGAAGCAACCCCTGCAGAAGGAACTTCCTATAGCCTTGCACTAAAAGATAAAGAAAAATATCCAAAAATTATCTGTGCAAACGAAGCAGATTTTAAAAATGGAAAAGAGCCTTTTTATACAAACTCTTCCCAGCTTCCTGTAAACTACACAGATGATATTTTTGAAGCACTTTCTCTTCAGGATGAGCTTCAGACAAAATACACAGGGGGAACTGTTTTCCACCTTTTCCTTGGTGAAGAAATTATAGATCCTGAATCAACAAAAACACTTGTCAGAAAAATTGCTGAAAACTTCAAGCTTCCCTATTTCACTCTTTCTCCGACTTTCAGTGTCTGTCCTTCCCATGGATATCTTTCAGGTGAACATCATCTATGTCCAAAATGCGAAGAACAAACAGAAGTTTATTCAAGGGTTGTTGGTTATCTTCGTCCTGTTCAGCAGTGGAACAACGGTAAGCTTACAGAATTTGAAAAAAGAAAAGTTTTTAACATAGCCTCTTGA
- a CDS encoding anaerobic ribonucleoside-triphosphate reductase activating protein: MILGGLQKNSLIDFPGKISSVVFTRGCNFKCPYCHNPELIPFEKNKSDIEPDEIFDFLKARKGFIDAVVITGGEPCLQKDILKFTKEIKKMGFLVKLDTNGSRPHILEKLLNENLLDLVAMDIKTPFDQYNKLITNEKNIEENLRKSINLIISSNTDYYFRTTSAKPFVTKENLIEIIKEIKGTKKYVLQKFKDKKVLDPDFFDGIEQFSDDEFKNLKSKAEEYIRQYK, translated from the coding sequence ATGATTTTAGGCGGTTTGCAAAAAAATTCTTTAATAGATTTCCCGGGAAAAATTTCTTCAGTTGTTTTTACCAGAGGGTGCAATTTCAAATGCCCTTATTGCCATAACCCCGAGCTGATTCCTTTTGAAAAAAACAAATCCGATATTGAGCCTGATGAAATATTTGATTTTCTTAAAGCCAGAAAAGGCTTTATTGATGCTGTTGTAATCACAGGAGGAGAGCCTTGTCTTCAAAAAGATATATTAAAATTTACAAAAGAAATTAAAAAAATGGGTTTCCTGGTAAAACTGGACACCAACGGAAGCAGGCCCCATATTTTGGAAAAACTTTTAAATGAAAACTTATTAGACCTTGTTGCAATGGACATTAAGACACCCTTTGACCAGTACAATAAACTTATCACAAATGAAAAAAATATTGAGGAAAATTTAAGAAAATCAATAAACCTTATAATCAGTTCAAATACAGATTATTATTTCAGGACAACATCTGCCAAACCTTTTGTTACAAAAGAAAACCTTATAGAAATTATAAAAGAAATCAAAGGCACTAAAAAATATGTCCTCCAAAAATTTAAGGATAAAAAAGTATTAGATCCTGATTTTTTTGATGGAATTGAACAATTTTCAGACGATGAATTTAAAAATTTGAAGTCAAAAGCTGAAGAATATATCCGTCAATATAAATAA
- a CDS encoding metalloregulator ArsR/SmtB family transcription factor, producing MLKAMAHPTRLWIIDQLYYGEKSVRELVNQIDFDFSTVSKHLSVLKKAGIVDSEKQGKQVFYRLKVPCILQFMKCVEAVIESELKFSRLN from the coding sequence ATACTCAAGGCCATGGCCCACCCCACAAGGCTTTGGATAATAGACCAGCTTTATTATGGAGAAAAATCTGTACGCGAACTTGTAAATCAAATTGATTTTGATTTCTCAACAGTATCAAAACATTTATCCGTTTTAAAAAAAGCAGGAATAGTGGATTCTGAAAAACAAGGGAAACAAGTTTTTTACAGACTTAAAGTACCGTGCATATTGCAATTTATGAAATGTGTAGAAGCTGTAATTGAATCTGAATTAAAATTTTCCAGATTGAATTAA
- a CDS encoding permease — translation MEWKNEWKPLFAIIVVFLIFFYLPIGAERFDTAVMEALYLTKWYAREHVLLCLVPAFFIAGAIAVFVSQASVMKYLGAKANKILAYGVASVSGTILAVCSCTILPLFSGIYKMGAGLGPAAAFLYSGPAINVLAIVLTARVLGPELGIARAVGAIVFSIIIGLLMQFIFRKEEEEKINAQMILPEDETKRKLWQDCLYFASMVGILVFANWGKPGETSGIWAEIYNLKWIITSVFASGFAIMLWLWFELALWKIALTAFVTALFAFIFPEEPLVSFTVGAIGLSVFTSTDKGETKEWFSSSWDFAKQIMPLLLFGVLIAGFLLGRVGNEGIIPSSWVSSAVGGNSISSNFFASFAGAFMYFATLTEVPILQGLIGNGMGKGPALALLLAGPALSLPNMLVIRSVLGNKKTAVFIGLVIIMATISGIVYGSIFG, via the coding sequence ATGGAATGGAAAAATGAATGGAAACCGCTTTTTGCAATAATAGTTGTTTTCCTTATATTTTTTTATCTCCCCATTGGAGCTGAACGCTTTGATACTGCAGTGATGGAAGCTCTTTACCTGACAAAATGGTATGCAAGAGAGCATGTACTTTTATGCCTTGTTCCTGCATTTTTCATTGCAGGTGCAATTGCAGTTTTTGTAAGCCAGGCATCTGTAATGAAATATCTTGGAGCAAAAGCAAACAAGATTCTTGCCTATGGAGTGGCTTCTGTTTCAGGAACAATTTTAGCTGTATGTTCATGTACAATTCTCCCTCTTTTTTCAGGAATTTACAAAATGGGAGCAGGACTTGGCCCTGCAGCCGCTTTTTTGTATTCAGGGCCAGCAATCAATGTACTTGCAATTGTTCTTACAGCAAGAGTTTTGGGCCCTGAACTTGGAATTGCAAGGGCAGTTGGTGCAATAGTTTTCAGTATAATTATCGGTCTTTTAATGCAGTTTATTTTCAGAAAAGAAGAAGAGGAAAAAATAAATGCCCAAATGATTCTGCCTGAAGATGAAACAAAAAGAAAATTATGGCAAGACTGTCTTTATTTTGCATCAATGGTAGGAATTCTTGTTTTTGCAAACTGGGGAAAACCCGGTGAAACTTCAGGAATCTGGGCAGAAATTTATAATCTAAAATGGATTATCACTTCTGTTTTTGCATCAGGTTTTGCAATTATGCTCTGGCTGTGGTTTGAGCTTGCCCTTTGGAAAATAGCTTTAACAGCTTTTGTGACTGCACTTTTTGCATTTATATTTCCAGAAGAACCTCTTGTTTCTTTTACTGTGGGTGCAATAGGCCTCAGTGTTTTTACAAGTACTGACAAAGGTGAAACAAAAGAATGGTTCAGCTCATCCTGGGATTTTGCCAAACAAATTATGCCCCTTCTTTTATTTGGAGTTTTAATTGCTGGTTTTTTACTTGGAAGAGTTGGAAATGAAGGGATTATTCCTTCCAGCTGGGTTTCTTCAGCAGTGGGAGGAAATTCAATTTCTTCAAACTTTTTTGCCTCTTTTGCAGGTGCTTTCATGTATTTTGCAACTTTAACTGAAGTTCCAATTTTGCAAGGACTTATAGGAAACGGCATGGGAAAAGGCCCGGCTCTTGCTCTTTTACTTGCAGGCCCTGCCTTAAGCCTTCCAAATATGCTTGTAATAAGAAGTGTTCTTGGAAATAAAAAAACAGCAGTTTTTATTGGTCTTGTAATAATAATGGCAACAATAAGCGGAATTGTTTATGGTTCCATTTTTGGATAA
- a CDS encoding thioredoxin family protein: MKIQILGTGCAKCNKLAENAKKAAQESGISFEVEKITDMKQIMAMGVMMTPALAVDGKIKVVGKIPSPDEIKKLLK; this comes from the coding sequence ATGAAAATACAAATTTTAGGTACAGGATGTGCCAAATGCAATAAGCTTGCGGAAAATGCAAAAAAAGCAGCCCAGGAATCAGGAATATCATTTGAAGTTGAAAAAATAACAGACATGAAACAAATAATGGCAATGGGAGTTATGATGACACCGGCTTTAGCTGTTGACGGAAAAATAAAGGTTGTTGGAAAAATTCCTTCTCCTGATGAAATAAAAAAACTGCTCAAATAA
- a CDS encoding lytic transglycosylase F has product MKKIFVLFLIIVLASGIFFLTQTPKVEDNSNILETNTLVHSLDTHLKKSKKDDLDKITERKYIRVLTTLNKTNFYLLDGNLFGYEYSLLKKYENYLNKNISRNNLKTAMEFIPVSRNELIPMLNQGYGDIAAAGLTITPQRKEEIDFTTPYLSGIKEVVVTPKNKALLENKYELSGKKVWVRKSSSYYESLLLLNSELENMKRKKVRIITIDENVETEQILEMVNSGAVTATIADSHIAEIWSEVLENIQIHEKIILRKNSQIAWAVRKNNPELKKSLNSFLKQHKQGSLIGNIFFNRYYKDSEKLKNPGELENWENLNTYKNYIKKYSSKYNFDWLLIMAIAFQESGFDNSKTSHKGAVGVMQILPSTAGDKNINIKEVTKPENNIHAGVKYLDFIRNRYFSDPEIDENDQIRLTLAAYNAGPAKIRQARKQADKMGLDPNKWFRNVEIGVLKTIGNEPVEYVSNINRYYLLYNNIFSEHSK; this is encoded by the coding sequence ATGAAAAAAATATTTGTATTATTTTTGATAATTGTTTTAGCTTCCGGTATTTTTTTTTTAACTCAAACCCCTAAAGTGGAAGACAATTCAAATATCCTGGAAACAAACACCCTGGTGCATTCTCTTGACACCCATCTTAAAAAGAGCAAAAAAGACGATCTTGATAAAATTACTGAAAGAAAATACATAAGAGTTTTAACTACTTTAAATAAAACAAATTTTTACTTATTAGACGGTAATTTATTTGGTTATGAATATTCTCTTTTAAAAAAATACGAAAACTATCTCAATAAAAACATAAGCCGCAATAATTTAAAAACAGCAATGGAATTCATTCCTGTATCAAGAAATGAACTTATTCCCATGCTTAATCAGGGATATGGAGATATTGCAGCAGCAGGCCTTACTATAACTCCTCAGAGAAAAGAAGAAATTGATTTCACAACCCCCTATCTTTCAGGAATAAAAGAAGTGGTAGTTACTCCTAAAAATAAAGCTCTACTGGAAAACAAATATGAACTTTCAGGAAAAAAAGTCTGGGTGAGAAAAAGCAGCAGCTACTATGAAAGTCTTTTACTATTAAATTCCGAACTTGAAAATATGAAAAGAAAAAAAGTAAGAATTATAACCATAGACGAAAATGTTGAAACAGAACAAATTCTTGAAATGGTAAATTCCGGAGCAGTCACTGCAACTATAGCTGACAGTCATATTGCAGAGATATGGAGTGAAGTTCTTGAAAACATTCAAATCCATGAAAAAATAATTTTAAGAAAAAATTCTCAAATAGCCTGGGCAGTGAGAAAAAACAACCCTGAACTAAAAAAAAGCCTGAATAGCTTTTTAAAACAACATAAACAAGGAAGTCTTATTGGAAATATATTTTTCAACAGGTATTATAAAGACTCAGAAAAATTAAAAAACCCAGGTGAGCTTGAAAATTGGGAAAACTTGAACACTTACAAAAATTATATAAAAAAATATTCATCAAAATATAATTTTGACTGGCTTTTGATAATGGCCATAGCTTTTCAAGAATCAGGCTTTGATAATTCAAAAACAAGCCATAAAGGAGCAGTGGGAGTAATGCAGATTCTGCCCTCAACTGCTGGTGATAAAAACATAAATATTAAAGAGGTAACCAAGCCTGAAAACAATATCCATGCCGGAGTAAAATACCTTGATTTTATCAGAAACAGATATTTTTCAGATCCTGAAATTGATGAAAATGACCAGATAAGACTGACTCTTGCAGCTTATAATGCAGGCCCTGCCAAAATAAGACAAGCAAGAAAACAAGCTGATAAAATGGGACTTGATCCCAATAAATGGTTTAGAAATGTAGAAATCGGTGTTCTTAAAACGATTGGAAATGAGCCTGTGGAATATGTGAGCAATATCAATAGATATTACCTTCTTTACAATAATATTTTTTCTGAACACAGCAAATAA
- a CDS encoding thioesterase family protein, with protein MTEKQSLHPFDQAISLTKKEDKYIGETSALYENMVGPYGGIIAAVLLNSVMIHPQRLGDPLALTVNYAAPVKNGKFEIKPLPVRTNRSTQHWYLTLSQDDGIAATATIVTANRRETWSSQEKTMPEVPDVNEIDSFSIKGLPSWFNQYDVRPIRGSMPPFLEIKGEEPFKASNITQWIRDNPKRKMDFLSLASFADSPVPGVYVRRNNFVPTGTVSFTVYFHSTIEELNDKEDGFVLVDVESSRIHNNYCDQSGEIWSEDKVLLATTSQILYFRE; from the coding sequence ATGACAGAAAAACAAAGTCTTCATCCATTTGATCAAGCTATCAGTTTAACAAAAAAAGAAGATAAATATATAGGGGAAACTTCAGCTCTTTATGAAAACATGGTGGGCCCTTATGGAGGGATTATTGCGGCAGTTCTTCTCAATTCAGTAATGATTCACCCACAGCGTCTTGGAGATCCCCTGGCACTGACAGTAAACTATGCTGCTCCTGTAAAAAACGGAAAATTTGAAATAAAACCTCTTCCTGTCCGTACAAACCGCTCTACCCAGCACTGGTATCTAACCCTATCTCAGGATGACGGAATAGCTGCAACAGCAACAATTGTAACAGCAAACCGAAGAGAAACCTGGTCCAGCCAGGAAAAAACCATGCCCGAAGTTCCGGATGTCAATGAAATTGATTCTTTCTCAATAAAAGGACTTCCTTCATGGTTTAACCAATACGACGTAAGACCAATAAGAGGAAGCATGCCTCCTTTTTTAGAAATAAAAGGAGAAGAGCCTTTTAAAGCATCAAATATCACCCAGTGGATTAGAGATAATCCTAAACGAAAAATGGATTTTTTATCTTTAGCATCTTTTGCAGACTCTCCAGTGCCCGGGGTTTATGTTAGAAGAAACAACTTTGTTCCAACAGGAACAGTGTCCTTTACTGTATATTTTCATTCAACAATAGAAGAGCTCAATGATAAAGAAGATGGTTTTGTTCTTGTAGATGTTGAAAGCAGCAGGATTCACAACAATTATTGCGATCAATCCGGTGAAATATGGTCAGAAGATAAAGTTCTTCTGGCTACCACATCCCAGATTCTATATTTTAGAGAATAA
- a CDS encoding acetyl-CoA hydrolase/transferase C-terminal domain-containing protein, with protein sequence MKRDFKGEYQKKLVSSDEAVKTVKSGDRIFYSEFTLFPETLDEALSKRITDLENINVEGTCFTKLSKLVAQDPEGKHFTLNDWHFGGVSRKLHKEGLCNYIPLTYHQGPRLIRKYRDYDLAFISVGKMDSKGYFNFGISNSITPAVIEKTKKVILEINENIPQCLGGNRESIHISQVDKIVEGKSNKLPEVPSMSPSEIDVKIAEHIMKEIEDGSCLQLGIGALPNVIGSLIGESKLKDLGVHTEMLVDSFVDLYNKGIVTGANKTIDKYKMVYTFALGTSKLYDFINSHPSCASYPVNYINDPKIIAVNEKVVAVNNAVEIDLFTQVCSETAGTRQISGTGGQLDFIVGAFGSKGGKGIIGLSSTYTDKQGKIHSRIVPTLKPGSIVTLPRSLVQYVATEFGIVQLKGKSTFERAKALIGIAHPDFRDELTKNAMDMNIWS encoded by the coding sequence ATGAAAAGGGATTTTAAGGGTGAATATCAAAAAAAACTTGTTTCTTCAGATGAAGCAGTAAAAACAGTAAAGTCGGGTGACAGGATTTTTTATAGTGAGTTTACTCTTTTTCCGGAAACACTTGATGAAGCTTTGTCAAAAAGAATTACTGACCTTGAAAATATCAATGTTGAAGGAACCTGTTTTACCAAACTATCCAAGCTTGTAGCTCAAGATCCTGAAGGTAAACATTTTACTTTGAATGATTGGCATTTTGGGGGAGTAAGCAGGAAACTTCATAAAGAGGGGCTTTGTAATTATATTCCTCTTACCTACCATCAGGGGCCCAGGCTGATAAGAAAATACAGAGATTATGATCTTGCTTTTATCAGCGTTGGTAAAATGGATTCAAAAGGCTATTTTAACTTTGGTATTTCAAATTCTATAACACCGGCTGTTATTGAGAAGACAAAAAAAGTAATTTTAGAGATAAATGAAAATATTCCCCAATGCCTTGGAGGCAACCGCGAATCAATTCATATTTCTCAAGTTGATAAAATAGTTGAAGGAAAATCAAATAAACTTCCTGAAGTGCCTTCTATGTCACCTTCAGAAATTGATGTAAAAATTGCAGAGCATATAATGAAAGAAATAGAAGACGGGTCTTGTCTTCAGCTTGGAATAGGTGCACTTCCCAATGTTATTGGAAGCCTTATTGGAGAAAGCAAACTTAAGGATCTGGGTGTTCATACAGAAATGCTTGTGGACTCTTTTGTTGATCTTTACAACAAGGGCATAGTAACAGGGGCAAACAAAACCATAGACAAATATAAAATGGTATACACTTTTGCTTTAGGAACATCAAAGCTTTATGATTTTATAAATTCACACCCTTCCTGTGCTTCATATCCTGTAAACTATATCAACGATCCAAAAATAATAGCTGTAAATGAAAAAGTTGTTGCAGTAAACAATGCGGTTGAAATTGATCTTTTTACCCAGGTGTGTTCAGAAACAGCTGGAACAAGGCAAATTTCAGGAACAGGAGGGCAGCTAGATTTCATAGTTGGAGCCTTTGGTTCTAAAGGAGGAAAAGGGATAATAGGCCTTAGTTCAACTTATACTGACAAACAAGGAAAAATACATTCAAGAATAGTACCCACTCTTAAGCCAGGGTCAATTGTGACTTTACCAAGATCTCTGGTTCAATATGTGGCAACTGAATTTGGAATAGTTCAGCTTAAAGGTAAGTCAACTTTTGAAAGGGCAAAAGCTCTTATAGGCATTGCTCATCCTGACTTTAGGGACGAACTGACTAAAAATGCAATGGATATGAATATCTGGAGCTGA